The following are encoded in a window of Massilia sp. R2A-15 genomic DNA:
- a CDS encoding glycoside hydrolase family 94 protein yields MATHGRHLAARHQLSKKGGADRLLARLTENAEVIAGTCGELTAAIKASRQITPASEWLLDNFYLIEEQIRTARRHLPKDYSKELPRLANEEVEGNPRVYQIALEIISHGDGRVDPESLSRFVDAYQEVAPLKLGELWAIPIMLRLALIENLRRVAARVYDNRTQRDRANTWADQMSETAEKNPSDLILLVADMARSRQPMTSGFVAELARRLQGQSSALTLALQWVTTRLADVGLTIEQQIQAEIQQQAADQVTISNSIGSLRFLGTMDWREFVETMSAVEQTLRADPADTYGKMDFATRDNYRHVIEQLAKRCDHTEVQVATQALELAQENREPSKGGLDMRTRHIGYYLVGNGLPALEKRLAVRSSPAEAFARIGRAAPLASYLGAIFVFTALFTATVTLHAYRNGLEGGLLILLGVLAAIGASQLALALVNFMATQLTKPHPLPRMDFKEGIPDDARTIVAVPSLLYSPDNVAALVEALEVRYLANRDPGLRFCLLTDFADAPSETMPDDAELLALATRLIQQLNLKYQDPEGPGPVGIPMLDGVPDVDAAVEPFLLLHRPRKWNECERAWIGFERKRGKLSDLNAFLRGGARDKFSLVVGDTCGLENVRYVITLDSDTQLPRDSARQFIATMAHPLNQPRLNADGTRVIEGYGILQPRVTASLPSEEASRYEHLCGGEPGIDPYTRTVSDVYQDVFYEGSFIGKGIYDVDIFERLLGNRLPDNQILSHDLLEGCYLRAGLLSDAQLYENYPARYSDDVSRRHRWIRGDWQLAGFLLPRVPAHGGKREPNPLSALSRWKLFDNLRRSVVAPVLTALLLVTWALLPSPWFWSAAILAVIFLPTFVNALFGLIEKPHDMRWGQHMASGTSSLKLMFGHALLQAAFLPYEAWFSLDAIVRTGWRMLVSRRNLLEWRPSSLARSSTNMETNWRRMWFSPALAVGAAVMLSFLNPVALFAAAPVLLLWFMAPVIAWWISLPIEREAAELSAQQSAFLRALARRTWGFFEDFVGAEDNWLPPDNMQEHPTWVVAHRTSPTNMGMSLLANLTAWDFGFATLDQVLSRTSSAFATMDRMERYHGHFYNWYDTISLAPLQPMYVSSVDSGNLAGHLLTLAPGLAALADHPIVSPRTLDGISITLHLVQEYAGDAGPAVADAILAMRGLLAEAERDANTLPGLTHGTAGLCRAADAIVAALAPDAEPHLQSWAEKLATQCRNAHAELLELAPWMRAAQEYVVDSSLTRIPTLRELAVFSMSGGSDLAPAERARQHTLTQLVAEGAAAAQRRLIQIDELAARARAFADMDFSFLYNSTTNLLAIGYNVTDRRLDASCYDLLASEVRLASFVGIAQGQFPQEHWFALGRQLCIVGGEQLLLSWSGSMFEYLMPLLVMPTYENTLLDQTYRAIINAQIDYSKQRGVPWGISESGYNTVDANLNYQYRAFGVPGTGMKRGLADDLVIAPYATMMGLMVNAEASCENLQRMAGLGFMGKYGFYEAIDYTQTRLPRGQDYAVVRSFMAHHQGMGFLSLSYLLHDRPMQRRFESDPLFQATMLVLQERVPKTGAFHSHTADLAAMRAPVTEVSMPMRIISQTNTPQPEVQLLSNGRYHVMVTSAGGSYSRWKDLAVTRWREDATEDDWGNFCYVRDVDSGAFWSTTFQPTLVEPKKYEVIFSEGRAEFRRSDKGIDLYTEMVVSPEDDIELRRTRITNKSQTRRTIEFTSYAEVVMAPAAADNAHPAFSKLFVQTEILRNENAILCTRRPRAKDEHMPWLLNLMTVHDGVLLDASFETSRPDFIGRANSTVAPRAMLDAEPLRGGEGSVLDPIVAIRYKVTLEPDQVVTLDVVTGMTETREQAMHLIDKYQDRHLADRVFELAWTHSQVVLRQLNASESDAQLYSRLASTIIYPHAGLRADASTLIRNHRGQSGLWAYAISGDLPIVLMQIKDPANIDLARQMVQAHAYWRLKGLVVDLVIWYEDQSGYRQALHDQIMGLIASGIDAQAIDRPGGIFVRLLDQISNEDRVLMQSVARAILSDARGSLADQIKRAAPTFPKLPLAVFEPRAESYQQLAAPAAPKLELVLENGIGGFTKDGREYVIRTDSTHRTPAPWVNVLANQTFGSVVSESGQAYTWSENAHEFRLTPWDNDPVADSGGEAFYIRDEHTGRFWSPTALPVRSNGHFTTRHGFGYSVFEHDEESIHSELTTFVALDAPIKYSVVKLRNDSTTPRKLSVTGYVEWVLGDLRPKQSMHVVTELDPLSGALFARNAYNTEFTGRVGFFQVEAQNRSVTCDRNEFIGRNRNLGNPAAMMRSRLSGKVGAGLDPCAAIQVAIELQPGQERELVFMLGVGGRRNADASGMVQRYNGSTAAAAAFDMVRDHWNATLGAVRIETPEPMLDVIANGWLMYQTIACRMWARSGYYQSGGAFGFRDQLQDAMAMIHTQPQILREHLLLCAAHQFVEGDVQHWWHPPSDRGVRTHCSDDYLWLPLAAHRYVIGTGDTGVLSEPAPFLEGRMLAPEEESYYDMPGHSHQNADLYEHCVRAIKRGLRFGEHGLPLIGTCDWNDGMDRVGNEGKGESVWLAWFLYDVLVKFAEVAELHDDQAFADTCRNEAKQLAHNVETNAWDGKWYRRAYFDDGTPLGSHSNDECQIDSISQSWGVLSGAADPERTASAMEQVDQRLVRRDFGLIQLLDPPFDKGVLNPGYIRGYVPGVRENGGQYTHAAIWTAMAFAKMGQGDKAWELLRMINPVQHGGTPEGAALYKVEPYVVAADVYAVSPHIGRGGWSWYTGSSGWMYRLIVESLLGLSLASDKLTVTPHLPSGWDTFKLHYRYRTSNYEITVVAGAEGWMKVDGRDVEDNTVSLVDDGRTHEVRLQIAR; encoded by the coding sequence ATGGCGACCCACGGCAGGCATCTCGCTGCGCGCCACCAGCTCAGCAAGAAGGGGGGGGCCGACCGCCTGCTCGCGCGCCTGACCGAAAACGCCGAAGTCATCGCCGGCACCTGCGGCGAACTGACCGCCGCCATCAAGGCCAGCCGCCAGATCACCCCCGCCTCCGAGTGGCTGCTCGACAACTTCTACCTGATCGAAGAACAGATCCGCACCGCGCGCCGGCACTTGCCGAAGGACTACAGCAAGGAACTGCCGCGCCTGGCCAACGAAGAGGTCGAAGGCAATCCGCGCGTCTACCAGATCGCGCTGGAAATCATTTCCCACGGCGATGGCCGGGTCGACCCGGAAAGCCTGTCGCGCTTCGTCGATGCCTACCAGGAAGTGGCGCCCCTGAAACTGGGCGAGCTGTGGGCCATCCCGATCATGCTGCGCCTCGCGCTGATCGAGAACCTGCGCCGCGTCGCCGCGCGCGTCTACGACAACCGCACCCAGCGCGACCGCGCCAATACCTGGGCCGACCAGATGAGCGAAACGGCCGAAAAGAACCCGTCCGACCTCATCCTGCTGGTGGCCGACATGGCGCGCTCGCGCCAGCCGATGACCAGCGGCTTCGTCGCCGAACTGGCGCGCCGCCTGCAGGGCCAGAGCTCGGCGCTCACGCTCGCGCTGCAATGGGTCACCACCCGCCTGGCCGACGTCGGCCTGACCATCGAACAGCAGATCCAGGCCGAGATCCAGCAGCAGGCCGCCGACCAGGTCACCATCAGCAACAGCATCGGCAGCCTGCGCTTCCTCGGCACCATGGACTGGCGCGAATTCGTCGAGACCATGAGTGCGGTCGAGCAGACCCTGCGCGCCGACCCGGCCGACACCTACGGCAAGATGGACTTCGCCACGCGCGACAATTATCGCCACGTGATCGAACAGCTGGCCAAGCGCTGCGACCATACCGAGGTCCAGGTGGCGACCCAGGCGCTCGAGCTGGCGCAGGAAAACCGCGAGCCGTCGAAGGGCGGGCTCGACATGCGCACCCGCCACATCGGCTACTACCTGGTCGGCAACGGCCTGCCCGCGCTCGAAAAGCGCCTGGCCGTGCGCTCCTCGCCGGCCGAGGCCTTCGCCCGGATCGGCCGCGCCGCGCCGCTGGCCAGCTACCTCGGCGCCATCTTCGTGTTCACCGCGCTGTTTACCGCCACCGTCACCTTGCACGCGTATCGCAACGGCCTCGAAGGCGGCCTGCTGATCCTGCTCGGCGTGCTGGCGGCGATCGGCGCGAGCCAGCTGGCGCTGGCGCTGGTCAACTTCATGGCCACCCAGCTGACCAAGCCGCACCCGCTGCCGCGCATGGACTTCAAGGAAGGCATCCCGGACGACGCCCGCACCATCGTCGCCGTGCCGTCGCTGCTGTACAGCCCCGACAACGTCGCCGCGCTGGTCGAAGCGCTCGAAGTGCGCTACCTGGCCAACCGCGATCCGGGCCTGCGCTTTTGCCTGCTGACCGATTTCGCCGACGCCCCCAGCGAGACCATGCCCGACGACGCCGAACTGCTGGCGCTGGCCACCCGCCTGATCCAGCAGCTCAACCTGAAATACCAGGACCCGGAAGGCCCGGGGCCGGTCGGCATTCCCATGCTCGACGGCGTGCCCGACGTCGATGCGGCGGTCGAACCCTTCCTGCTGCTGCACCGCCCGCGCAAATGGAACGAGTGCGAGCGCGCCTGGATCGGCTTCGAGCGCAAGCGCGGCAAGCTGTCCGACCTCAACGCCTTCCTGCGCGGCGGCGCTCGCGACAAGTTCTCGCTGGTGGTGGGCGACACCTGCGGCCTGGAAAACGTGCGCTACGTGATCACGCTCGATTCCGACACCCAGCTGCCGCGCGACTCCGCGCGCCAGTTCATCGCCACCATGGCGCACCCGCTGAACCAGCCGCGCCTGAACGCCGACGGCACCCGCGTGATCGAAGGCTACGGCATCCTGCAGCCGCGCGTGACCGCCTCGCTGCCGAGCGAGGAAGCGTCGCGCTATGAGCACCTGTGCGGCGGCGAGCCGGGCATCGACCCCTACACCCGCACCGTCTCTGACGTCTACCAGGACGTGTTCTACGAAGGCTCCTTCATCGGCAAGGGCATCTACGACGTCGACATCTTCGAGCGCCTGCTCGGCAACCGCCTGCCCGACAACCAGATCCTCAGCCACGACCTGCTCGAAGGCTGCTACCTGCGCGCCGGCCTGCTGTCGGACGCCCAGCTCTACGAAAACTACCCGGCGCGCTACAGCGACGACGTCAGCCGCCGCCACCGCTGGATCCGCGGCGACTGGCAGCTGGCCGGCTTTCTGCTGCCGCGCGTGCCTGCGCATGGCGGCAAGCGTGAACCGAACCCCCTGTCGGCGCTGTCGCGCTGGAAGCTGTTCGACAACCTGCGCCGCAGCGTCGTCGCGCCGGTGCTTACCGCGCTGCTGCTGGTCACCTGGGCGCTGCTGCCGTCGCCGTGGTTCTGGAGCGCCGCCATCCTCGCGGTGATCTTCCTGCCCACTTTCGTCAACGCCCTGTTCGGCCTGATCGAAAAGCCGCACGACATGCGCTGGGGCCAGCACATGGCCAGCGGCACCTCCAGCCTGAAGCTGATGTTCGGCCACGCGCTGCTGCAGGCCGCCTTCCTGCCGTACGAAGCCTGGTTCAGCCTCGACGCCATCGTGCGCACCGGGTGGCGCATGCTGGTCTCGCGCCGCAACCTGCTCGAGTGGCGTCCGTCCAGCCTGGCCCGCTCGTCGACCAACATGGAAACCAACTGGCGGCGCATGTGGTTCTCGCCGGCGCTGGCGGTCGGCGCAGCCGTGATGCTCTCCTTCCTCAACCCGGTGGCGCTGTTCGCCGCCGCGCCGGTGCTGCTGCTGTGGTTCATGGCGCCCGTCATCGCCTGGTGGATCAGCCTTCCGATCGAGCGCGAAGCGGCCGAACTGTCGGCGCAGCAGTCGGCCTTCCTGCGCGCGCTGGCGCGCCGCACCTGGGGCTTCTTCGAAGACTTCGTCGGCGCCGAGGACAACTGGCTCCCGCCCGACAACATGCAGGAGCACCCGACCTGGGTGGTCGCGCACCGCACTTCGCCCACCAACATGGGCATGTCGCTGCTGGCCAACCTCACGGCCTGGGACTTCGGCTTCGCCACGCTCGACCAGGTGCTCTCGCGCACCAGCTCGGCCTTCGCCACGATGGACCGGATGGAGCGCTATCACGGCCATTTCTACAACTGGTACGACACCATCTCGCTCGCGCCGCTGCAGCCGATGTACGTGTCTTCGGTCGACAGCGGCAACCTGGCCGGCCACCTGCTCACGCTGGCCCCGGGCCTGGCGGCGCTGGCCGACCATCCGATCGTCAGCCCGCGCACGCTCGACGGCATTTCCATCACCCTGCACCTGGTGCAGGAGTACGCCGGCGACGCCGGCCCGGCCGTTGCCGACGCCATCCTCGCCATGCGCGGCCTGCTGGCCGAAGCCGAGCGCGACGCGAACACCTTGCCCGGCCTGACGCACGGAACGGCCGGCCTTTGCCGCGCCGCCGACGCCATCGTTGCGGCCCTGGCGCCGGACGCCGAGCCGCACCTGCAGTCGTGGGCCGAGAAGCTGGCCACCCAATGCCGCAACGCCCACGCCGAACTGCTGGAACTGGCGCCGTGGATGCGCGCCGCCCAGGAATACGTGGTCGATTCGAGCCTGACGCGCATCCCGACCTTGCGCGAACTGGCCGTCTTCAGCATGAGCGGCGGCAGCGACCTGGCGCCGGCCGAGCGCGCGCGCCAGCACACGCTCACGCAGCTGGTGGCCGAAGGCGCTGCTGCGGCGCAGCGCCGCCTGATCCAGATCGACGAGCTGGCCGCGCGCGCGCGCGCCTTCGCCGACATGGACTTCAGCTTCCTCTACAACAGCACCACCAACCTGCTGGCGATCGGCTACAACGTGACCGACCGCCGGCTCGACGCCAGCTGCTACGACCTGCTTGCCTCCGAGGTGCGGCTGGCCAGCTTCGTCGGCATCGCCCAGGGCCAGTTCCCGCAGGAGCACTGGTTCGCGCTGGGGCGCCAGCTGTGCATCGTCGGCGGCGAGCAGCTGCTGCTGTCGTGGAGCGGCTCGATGTTCGAGTACCTGATGCCGCTCCTGGTCATGCCGACCTACGAGAACACCCTGCTCGACCAGACCTACCGCGCCATCATCAACGCCCAGATCGACTATTCGAAGCAGCGCGGCGTCCCGTGGGGCATCTCCGAGTCTGGCTACAACACCGTAGACGCCAACCTCAATTACCAGTACCGCGCCTTCGGCGTGCCCGGTACCGGCATGAAGCGCGGCCTGGCCGACGACCTGGTCATCGCGCCTTACGCCACCATGATGGGCCTGATGGTCAACGCCGAGGCGTCGTGCGAAAACCTGCAGCGCATGGCCGGCCTGGGCTTCATGGGCAAGTACGGCTTCTACGAGGCGATCGACTACACGCAAACGCGCCTGCCGCGCGGCCAGGACTACGCCGTGGTGCGCTCCTTCATGGCGCACCACCAGGGCATGGGCTTCCTGTCGCTGTCCTACCTGCTGCACGACCGGCCGATGCAGCGCCGCTTCGAGTCCGACCCGCTGTTCCAGGCCACCATGCTGGTGCTGCAGGAGCGCGTGCCCAAGACGGGTGCCTTCCACTCGCACACCGCCGACCTGGCCGCGATGCGCGCGCCGGTCACCGAAGTGTCGATGCCGATGCGGATCATCAGCCAGACCAACACGCCGCAGCCCGAAGTGCAGCTGCTGTCGAACGGCCGCTACCACGTGATGGTCACCTCGGCCGGCGGCAGCTACAGCCGCTGGAAGGACCTGGCGGTGACGCGCTGGCGCGAAGACGCGACCGAAGACGACTGGGGCAATTTCTGCTACGTGCGCGACGTGGACAGCGGCGCGTTCTGGTCCACCACCTTCCAGCCGACCCTGGTCGAGCCGAAGAAGTACGAAGTGATCTTCTCGGAAGGCCGCGCCGAATTCCGCCGCAGCGACAAGGGCATCGACCTGTACACCGAGATGGTGGTCTCGCCGGAAGACGACATCGAATTGCGCCGCACCCGCATCACCAACAAGTCGCAGACGCGCCGCACCATCGAATTTACCAGCTACGCCGAAGTGGTGATGGCGCCGGCCGCCGCCGACAACGCCCACCCGGCGTTCTCCAAGCTGTTCGTGCAGACTGAAATCCTGCGCAACGAAAACGCCATCCTGTGCACCCGCCGCCCGCGCGCCAAGGACGAGCACATGCCGTGGCTGCTCAACCTGATGACGGTGCACGACGGCGTGCTGCTCGACGCCAGCTTCGAGACCAGCCGTCCTGACTTCATCGGCCGCGCGAACAGCACGGTGGCGCCGCGCGCAATGCTCGACGCCGAACCGCTGCGCGGGGGCGAGGGCTCGGTGCTCGACCCGATCGTCGCGATCCGCTACAAGGTCACGCTCGAACCGGACCAGGTGGTCACGCTCGACGTCGTCACCGGCATGACCGAAACGCGCGAGCAGGCGATGCACCTGATCGACAAGTACCAGGACCGCCACCTGGCCGACCGCGTGTTCGAACTGGCCTGGACCCACAGCCAGGTGGTGCTGCGCCAGCTCAACGCCAGCGAGTCCGACGCCCAGCTGTACAGCCGCCTGGCCAGCACCATCATCTACCCGCACGCCGGCCTACGCGCCGACGCATCGACCCTGATCCGCAACCACCGCGGCCAGTCCGGCCTGTGGGCCTACGCCATCTCCGGCGACCTGCCGATCGTGCTCATGCAGATCAAGGACCCGGCCAACATCGACCTCGCGCGCCAGATGGTGCAGGCGCACGCCTACTGGCGCCTCAAGGGCCTGGTGGTGGACCTGGTCATCTGGTACGAAGACCAGTCGGGTTACCGCCAGGCCCTGCACGACCAGATCATGGGCCTCATTGCGTCGGGCATCGACGCCCAGGCGATCGACCGCCCGGGCGGCATCTTCGTGCGCCTGCTCGACCAGATCTCCAACGAAGACCGGGTGCTGATGCAGTCGGTCGCGCGCGCCATCCTGTCGGACGCGCGCGGCAGCCTGGCCGACCAGATCAAGCGCGCCGCGCCGACCTTCCCGAAACTGCCGCTGGCGGTGTTCGAGCCGCGCGCCGAGTCCTACCAGCAGCTGGCCGCGCCGGCCGCGCCGAAGCTCGAACTGGTGCTGGAAAACGGCATCGGCGGCTTCACCAAGGACGGGCGCGAGTACGTGATCCGCACCGACAGCACGCACCGCACCCCGGCGCCGTGGGTCAACGTGCTGGCCAACCAGACCTTCGGCTCGGTGGTGTCCGAGTCCGGCCAAGCCTACACCTGGAGCGAGAACGCCCACGAGTTCCGTCTCACGCCGTGGGACAACGACCCGGTCGCCGACAGCGGCGGCGAGGCGTTCTACATCCGCGACGAGCATACCGGCAGGTTCTGGTCGCCGACCGCGCTGCCGGTGCGCTCGAATGGCCACTTCACCACGCGCCACGGCTTCGGCTACAGCGTGTTCGAGCACGACGAGGAATCGATCCACAGCGAGCTGACTACCTTCGTCGCGCTCGACGCGCCGATCAAGTACTCGGTGGTCAAGCTGCGCAACGACAGCACCACACCGCGCAAGCTGTCCGTCACCGGCTACGTCGAATGGGTGCTGGGCGACCTGCGGCCCAAGCAGTCGATGCACGTGGTGACCGAGCTCGATCCGCTGTCCGGCGCGCTGTTTGCGCGCAACGCCTACAACACCGAGTTCACCGGGCGCGTCGGCTTCTTCCAGGTCGAGGCGCAGAACCGCAGCGTCACCTGCGACCGCAACGAATTCATCGGCCGCAACCGCAACCTGGGCAATCCGGCCGCGATGATGCGCTCCCGCCTGTCCGGCAAGGTCGGCGCCGGCCTCGATCCCTGCGCCGCCATCCAGGTGGCGATCGAACTGCAACCAGGCCAGGAACGCGAGCTGGTGTTCATGCTCGGCGTGGGCGGGCGCCGCAACGCCGACGCCAGCGGCATGGTGCAGCGCTATAACGGCAGCACCGCGGCGGCGGCGGCCTTCGACATGGTGCGCGACCACTGGAACGCCACCCTGGGCGCGGTGCGCATCGAGACGCCCGAGCCGATGCTCGACGTGATCGCCAACGGCTGGCTGATGTACCAGACCATCGCCTGCCGCATGTGGGCGCGCAGCGGCTACTACCAGTCGGGCGGCGCGTTCGGCTTCCGCGACCAGTTGCAGGATGCGATGGCGATGATCCACACCCAGCCGCAGATCCTGCGCGAGCACCTGCTGCTGTGCGCGGCGCACCAGTTCGTCGAAGGCGACGTCCAGCACTGGTGGCATCCGCCGTCGGACCGCGGCGTGCGCACCCACTGCTCGGACGACTACCTGTGGCTGCCGCTGGCGGCGCACCGCTACGTGATCGGCACCGGCGACACCGGCGTCCTGAGCGAGCCGGCGCCCTTCCTCGAAGGCCGCATGCTGGCGCCGGAGGAGGAGTCCTATTACGACATGCCGGGCCACTCGCACCAGAACGCCGACCTGTACGAGCACTGCGTGCGCGCCATCAAGCGCGGCCTGCGCTTCGGCGAGCATGGCCTGCCGCTGATCGGCACCTGCGACTGGAACGATGGCATGGACCGCGTCGGCAACGAAGGCAAGGGCGAGTCGGTGTGGCTGGCCTGGTTCCTGTACGACGTGCTGGTCAAGTTCGCCGAGGTCGCCGAGCTGCACGACGACCAGGCCTTCGCCGACACCTGCCGCAACGAAGCGAAGCAGCTGGCGCACAACGTCGAGACCAACGCGTGGGACGGCAAGTGGTACCGCCGCGCCTACTTCGACGACGGCACGCCGCTCGGCTCGCACAGCAACGACGAATGCCAGATCGACTCGATCTCGCAAAGCTGGGGCGTGCTGTCGGGCGCCGCCGATCCCGAGCGCACCGCCAGCGCGATGGAGCAGGTCGACCAGCGCCTGGTGCGGCGCGACTTCGGCCTGATCCAGCTGCTCGACCCGCCGTTCGACAAGGGCGTGCTCAATCCGGGCTACATCCGCGGCTACGTGCCGGGCGTGCGCGAGAACGGCGGCCAGTACACCCACGCCGCGATCTGGACCGCGATGGCCTTCGCCAAGATGGGGCAGGGCGACAAGGCCTGGGAGCTGCTGCGCATGATCAATCCGGTGCAGCACGGCGGCACGCCGGAAGGCGCCGCGCTGTACAAGGTCGAGCCTTACGTGGTGGCGGCCGACGTGTACGCGGTGTCGCCGCACATCGGCCGTGGCGGCTGGAGCTGGTACACCGGCTCCTCGGGCTGGATGTACCGCCTGATCGTCGAATCGCTGCTCGGCCTGTCGCTGGCGAGCGACAAGCTGACGGTCACGCCGCACCTGCCATCGGGCTGGGACACGTTCAAATTGCACTATCGCTATCGCACGTCGAACTACGAGATCACCGTGGTCGCCGGCGCGGAAGGATGGATGAAAGTGGACGGCCGTGATGTGGAAGACAACACAGTGTCGCTTGTTGACGACGGAAGGACGCATGAGGTGCGCTTGCAGATAGCCCGGTAG
- a CDS encoding outer envelope protein — protein sequence MSLKSVLAVAALALVSSTSASAAEWSDTSISYRVGTRFAEPFNPVDIRKNIFALTHASGYKYGSNFFNVDLLQSDSNDPGSLNQHSGAQEVYAVYRNTLDIGKVRGVDMGMGPVSGFGITGGFDWNSKNDVGYNSRKRMLVLGPTLMWKVPGFLNTSLLVLHESNAPSGAFAPISNVAGRYTYKIHPMLTASWGIPVCERVKFEGYANLIAPKGRDEVGNQTGTETNIDMQLMADVGDYVGAGKNTFRIGVEYQYWNNKFGNTSATTGGKGQRASTPMLRAEYHF from the coding sequence ATGTCACTTAAATCAGTCCTCGCCGTCGCCGCCCTGGCGCTCGTTTCCTCCACTTCCGCCAGCGCGGCGGAGTGGAGCGACACCTCCATCAGCTATCGCGTCGGCACCAGGTTTGCCGAGCCGTTCAACCCGGTCGACATCCGCAAGAACATCTTCGCGCTGACCCACGCCAGCGGCTACAAGTACGGCAGCAACTTCTTCAACGTCGACCTGCTGCAGTCGGACTCGAACGATCCCGGCTCGCTGAACCAGCACTCGGGCGCGCAGGAAGTGTATGCCGTCTACCGCAACACGCTCGACATCGGCAAGGTGCGCGGCGTGGACATGGGCATGGGCCCGGTGTCGGGCTTCGGCATCACCGGCGGCTTCGACTGGAACTCCAAGAACGACGTCGGATACAACTCGCGCAAGCGCATGCTGGTGCTGGGTCCGACCCTGATGTGGAAAGTGCCGGGCTTCCTGAACACCAGCCTGCTGGTTCTGCACGAGAGCAACGCCCCGAGCGGCGCCTTCGCGCCGATCTCGAACGTGGCCGGCCGCTACACCTACAAGATCCATCCGATGCTGACCGCCAGCTGGGGCATCCCGGTGTGCGAGCGCGTCAAGTTCGAAGGCTACGCCAACCTGATCGCGCCGAAGGGCCGCGATGAAGTCGGCAACCAGACCGGCACCGAGACCAACATCGACATGCAGCTGATGGCGGACGTCGGCGACTACGTGGGCGCGGGCAAGAACACCTTCCGCATCGGCGTCGAGTACCAGTACTGGAACAACAAGTTCGGCAATACCTCGGCCACCACCGGTGGTAAAGGCCAGCGCGCCAGCACCCCGATGCTGCGCGCCGAATACCACTTCTAA
- a CDS encoding CehA/McbA family metallohydrolase: MFSLPRTTLLSLLLCGAGCVAASEADHREFGATLAAPYHGEPAPGEPRTFSLAFDYPLVAAPQTVGWTLELTAPDGRVARQWSGQQELFRAPVNLGVRWDGRLGSAAAPAGIYRVRLVAEARAAGGGTIAGERVEQSWEIAVGRAAPPAMPAFRPLARRTEALAMAPAPGDLPYDVYLGNLHSQTAHSDGGGDLATCTGAQDPQSSTHGPSEAFAYARDHGLDVLVASEHNHMYDGSAGTNPAATPAAAKALYRSGLDAAKEFNAAHSDFLAVYGLEWGVIANGGHLNIFNSNRLLGWERNAAGKLLAESFTPKSDYASLYTLMRQRGLVGQFNHPSQSGQFLVGGVPFGYTPDGDAAMALCEVVNSNAFSTSTTESETRRSNFELACDKALEAGYHVAFSSNQDNHCANWGMSYTNRTGVLLPAGAALTTAAFLDALRARRVFATMDKGSQLVLTANGRMMGERFANIGPLSLVAHFASVGGKAVASVVMFEGVPGRKGAVAELSRTPVTTITPDPGEHFYYVRVTQDDGNMLWSAPVWVTQQ, encoded by the coding sequence ATGTTCTCCCTTCCCCGCACGACCCTGCTGTCCCTCCTGCTGTGCGGCGCCGGCTGCGTCGCCGCATCCGAAGCCGACCACCGCGAGTTCGGCGCCACCCTGGCCGCGCCCTACCATGGCGAGCCGGCGCCGGGCGAGCCGCGCACCTTCAGCCTCGCCTTCGACTATCCGCTGGTCGCCGCGCCGCAGACGGTGGGCTGGACGCTCGAACTGACCGCGCCTGACGGCCGCGTCGCGCGCCAGTGGAGCGGCCAGCAGGAGCTGTTCCGCGCGCCGGTGAACCTGGGCGTGCGCTGGGATGGCCGCCTGGGCAGCGCCGCCGCGCCGGCCGGCATCTATCGCGTGCGCCTGGTGGCCGAGGCCCGGGCGGCCGGCGGAGGGACGATCGCCGGCGAGCGCGTCGAGCAAAGCTGGGAGATCGCCGTGGGCCGCGCGGCCCCGCCGGCCATGCCCGCATTCCGCCCGCTTGCGCGCCGCACCGAAGCGCTTGCGATGGCGCCGGCGCCTGGCGATCTGCCGTACGACGTCTACCTGGGCAACTTGCACAGCCAGACGGCCCACAGCGACGGCGGCGGCGACCTGGCCACCTGCACCGGCGCGCAGGATCCGCAAAGCTCCACGCATGGTCCGTCCGAAGCCTTTGCCTACGCGCGCGATCACGGCCTCGATGTGCTGGTCGCGTCGGAGCACAACCACATGTACGACGGTTCGGCCGGCACCAATCCCGCCGCCACGCCGGCTGCCGCCAAGGCCCTGTATCGCTCCGGCCTGGACGCGGCGAAGGAGTTCAACGCGGCGCATTCCGATTTCCTCGCCGTGTACGGCCTCGAATGGGGCGTGATCGCCAACGGCGGCCATCTGAACATCTTCAACAGCAACCGGCTGCTTGGCTGGGAGCGCAACGCCGCCGGCAAGCTGCTGGCCGAATCGTTCACGCCCAAAAGCGACTACGCCAGCTTGTACACGCTGATGCGCCAGCGCGGCCTGGTCGGCCAGTTCAACCACCCGTCGCAGTCCGGGCAGTTTCTCGTCGGCGGCGTCCCCTTCGGCTACACGCCGGACGGCGACGCCGCGATGGCCCTGTGCGAGGTCGTCAACAGCAACGCGTTCTCCACCAGCACGACCGAATCGGAGACCCGCCGCAGCAATTTCGAACTCGCCTGCGACAAGGCGCTCGAAGCCGGCTACCACGTCGCCTTCAGCTCCAACCAGGACAACCACTGCGCCAACTGGGGCATGTCGTACACCAACCGTACCGGCGTGCTGCTGCCGGCCGGCGCCGCGCTGACCACCGCAGCCTTCCTCGACGCGCTCAGGGCGCGCCGCGTGTTCGCCACCATGGACAAGGGCTCGCAGCTGGTGCTGACGGCGAACGGCCGCATGATGGGCGAGCGCTTCGCCAACATCGGCCCCCTGTCACTGGTCGCCCATTTCGCCAGCGTGGGTGGCAAGGCCGTCGCCTCGGTGGTGATGTTCGAGGGCGTGCCTGGCCGCAAGGGCGCGGTCGCCGAGCTGTCGCGCACTCCCGTCACCACCATCACGCCCGACCCCGGCGAGCACTTCTACTACGTGCGCGTGACCCAGGACGACGGCAACATGCTGTGGTCGGCGCCGGTCTGGGTCACCCAGCAGTAG